The following are encoded together in the Malaya genurostris strain Urasoe2022 chromosome 3, Malgen_1.1, whole genome shotgun sequence genome:
- the LOC131439603 gene encoding protein disabled isoform X3, producing the protein MYKNRNEPGRFFGDGVSFKAKLIGILEVGEARGDRMCQEALQDLKMAIRAAGEHKQRITIHVTIDGLRLRDEKTGDSLYHHPVHKISFIAQDMTDSRAFGYIFGSPDSGHRFFGIKTDKAASQVVLAMRDLFQVVFELKKKEIELARQHIQSKITAHEHQAVAMSAKNTAADSYGKNLSIDGTSGSVAGSSLIGASCSRANVKNEKSPESVADLVDLEQELSSIQRGITQMERITPGEVPSKSVIDDDPFGDSFTNIPPAYNLLPPPESSKRHQKLTHKSTENIPVAESVAVTASSSPPIAAAPSTPVAPTTIFSPPPVRAMQGPPPASMSTSNSTQNDDWLNSPPNTSRFDPDPVKYSDELNLKDLDDGFKQSLPNAPQPSSYTDVFTDLDPLGTGKIKPYIDKKYFFQELKNPPKKVLKDLSGLDSTFNANFSAEDQQRRSPQTIPPSTNLTDSCSDEMFKSSHDTKTGEHSGTELLDPFSSKPIDPFMEDDDFSKLHIDPFDMKFSRTTSPKQSDGRAVNDRSSKLSTHPDEGKSVESPVAYNGPLQVTLPPESWASYISQKRLERQNSDSNTSAGTGITSTARNRPNVFKQNTVDVISSISSKKMKPNIFGQKFSKRDSNSINMRRLQESDSLSENEAPEPPPRPDSGSHIEPPPLPPKKQFADIVIRPTPRSGPTVSSSSLGSDSSSKERYEFTGSKFELRNQSANENAPPLPLPSRKVNRNEGSSPGRPFKKFNDEDDYLQPITSRSEIPTLLPPPQRKDASKTRAARKSETDPRNLDEPTPPAHSKSPTYREKVSLLPDITLSQLLTLGIDDLANKLNVPVTKLSTMTLVELTSYLSEFIENTKNSPSSAISWNQDADNNGSPVFKVSFDEQSDATFVAKFDDNFGEDSTFVANFDNLNLQPSHPTTRLPAGNLIDKYAVFREIIEKEIGPSQEQQKTELEKAGQDMDSLDFDKEVASEMNRLSPRNEPLDQFLPSPSQSQTFTANSPLSVPMTKIDTKITEVISHAKDRYAALRDIILVEDLFEKPSPPPSAPTAPIARMESSSFEDRDTEDEHKFEANFDDMPQNENHSPKINVSDAEFPSQQTRSSLTGLEPPESHSSRNTPKEDLEIDAFMQKAVSNLSLHSTGQTSPAQQMSGGLVVRSPYPQGSQATSQGRPTISKSPLATENSTVSSLQPQNISVESLTKATLNDMSTSPIPLSKSPVTRSPVMKTSSITKSPLEGTFNDAIVEGEVMKKVDSLQKRSSGSLSDLGESSPEADHNQASKLTPTNTGESWAVFDQSIPPSAQKKPESGRPPKGHDKNGPESPCSSDPKDEWRTERDYGRRWPSKGQTSSSSRDVSPWDEDGPEFRKRHPSHHPPTSGERYHHPRMPPRCINSNDEDYDDEKKDRSDRRRRMKGQISSRSRENFEDEHWYHEHPSWSPTEDDDRPDRSRSFDRNVYERSTYGPPYEKREPKSLPPYDRRDYKNYDKRKYYRERGRPNYEYDPYSDGYDQRMMKGRMNYDEVYERAPRDTRVARDYFYEREQKSFDRDSNESYERRSFGSGDIYGSLDSRGDYRERDRYLSLDKSRSLRRGKRNAGSARLDDLDQDSEGDLIGIRRNETSSIHRSSQNIRGKQQQIVDDEVWGVSMGAKPGWKRPSSATEQERRYNESRRMMMNTSLAGSDGEKDRRFRKKSRTRSKEPDVRPGYATMRYPPRSKEDYFDFEPDVRGTGSGGAMYDNDDEEEDIGGTKMVGGDMNESPSYYGRRQPPPPHYKPATPRSEGRNIGDSLIAHEAKKMARYEYEEETMRRMKKSNSRDLYFEAEDKERYAGKFGSGNFETVTPPKSGKHVRMEFEFDQFSDTHPTNFEGGDGFESDFNSPTAPSSGPTQTPHQGNKSFRFSSDFSEKDSSRHYQNLHHRNQPQGFSGFEADFAAPSRAAPSSQTASKLRFSENVTVSKFNSETGTAGTHMFEDDFAGRSDNEMEDQWTPDMHAPVTNMNGSKKILKTSSQSQPQQQDNIRKSDSVNIFAKKVEDPFEDDDFFASGSAGEKDPFEGTVQNRAGTGGQSEPAGGQSGWDKNFANFDDNI; encoded by the exons ATGTATAAAA ATCGGAACGAACCAGGACGGTTCTTCGGCGATGGAGTGAGCTTCAAGGCCAAACTGATTGGCATCCTGGAGGTCGGCGAGGCCAGAGGAGATCGCATGTGTCAGGAGGCGCTGCAG gaTCTTAAAATGGCAATTCGAGCTGCAGGAGAGCACAAACAGAGAATCACGATACACGTTACTATCGATGGATTACGATTGAGAGATGAAAAAACGGGG GACTCTCTCTATCATCATCCAGTACATAAGATATCGTTTATCGCTCAGGACATGAcggactctcgtgcatttggcTATATTTTTGGATCTCCTGACAGTGGGCACCGCTTTTTCGGTATCAAAACCGACAAAGCTGCCAGCCAAGTGGTGCTGGCTATGCGTGACTTATTTCAAGTCGTGTTCGAGTTGAAGAAGAAGGAAATCGAACTGGCTCGGCAGCATATTCAAAGCAAAATTACGGCACACGAACACCAAGCCGTTGCTATGTCCGCAAAGAACACTGCTGCCGATAGCTACGGCAAGAATCTTTCCATTGACGGTACTTCTGGGTCAGTAGCAGGATCTAGTCTAATCGGCGCTAGTTGCTCTAGAGCGaacgtgaaaaatgaaaaatcaccGGAATCCGTAGCCGATCTCGTGGATTTAGAGCAAGAACTCAGCTCTATCCAGCGCGGAATTACTCAGATGGAAAGGATAACACCTGGCGAAGTCCCCTCAAAAAGTGTTATTGATGATGACCCTTTCGGAGATTCCTTCACCAACATTCCACCG GCTTATAACCTCTTACCGCCCCCTGAATCAAGCAAGCGCCATCAAAAATTAACTCACAAAtcaactgaaaatattcctgttgCGGAGTCCGTTGCAGTAACCGCATCATCATCCCCACCTATTGCAGCAGCGCCATCAACTCCGGTTGCACCAACTACTATCTTCTCGCCCCCACCCGTTAGAGCAATGCAAGGTCCCCCACCTGCTTCCATGTCTACGAGTAATTCTACCCAAAATGACGACTGGCTCAATTCACCACCTAATACTTCACGTTTCGATCCAGATCCAGTGAAATATTCCGATGAGCTAAACCTCAAAGATCTAGACGACGGATTCAag CAGTCCCTGCCCAATGCACCCCAACCTTCGTCATACACAGATGTATTCACTGATTTGGATCCATTAGGAACAGGAAAAATAAAGCCATATATCGATAAGAAGTACTTTTTCCAAGAGCTAAAAAATCCACCGAAAAAGGTTTTAAAAGATCTTTCTGGCTTGGATAGTACATTCAACGCAAATTTTTCTGCTGAAGACCAACAACGCCGATCACCCCAAACTATTCCGCCTAGCACAAATTTGACGGATTCTTGTAGCGATGAAATGTTCAAATCTTCACATGACACCAAAACAGGGGAGCATTCTGGAACAGAACTCCTCGATCCTTTTAGTAGTAAACCAATTGATCCATTCATGGAAGATGACgatttttcaaaacttcacaTAGATCCGTTTGATATGAAGTTTTCTCGAACGACGTCTCCGAAACAATCGGATGGTAGAGCAGTAAACGACAGGTCATCAAAACTATCTACACATCCAGATGAAGGAAAATCTGTTGAGAGTCCAGTCGCATATAACGGTCCACTTCAAGTCACTCTTCCTCCAGAAAGCTGGGCTAGTTATATCAGCCAGAAACGTCTGGAACGACAGAACTCCGATTCAAACACTTCTGCTGGAACAGGCATTACAAGCACAGCTAGAAATCGGCCAAACGTGTTCAAACAAAACACGGTAGATGTGATTTCGAGTATCAGTTCAAAGAAAATGAAGCCAAATATATTtggacaaaaattttcaaagcgaGACTCAAACAGTATAAACATGCGCCGATTACAGGAAAGCGATTCGTTGAGTGAAAACGAAGCTCCAGAGCCTCCTCCACGACCAGATTCTGGATCCCACATTGAGCCACCTCCATTGCCTCCAAAGAAACAATTTGCTGACATTGTGATACGACCTACTCCTCGATCTGGTCCAACGGTTTCTTCTAGCTCGCTAGGATCAGACAGTTCTAGCAAAGAGCGCTATGAATTTACTGGTTCCAAATTTGAGCTTAGAAATCAATCTGCCAATGAAAACGCTCCTCCATTGCCATTGCCATCAAGGAAAGTAAACAGGAATGAAGGATCTTCTCCTGGGCGTCCATTCAAAAAATTCAACGATGAAGACGATTATCTTCAACCTATTACTTCTAGATCCGAGATTCCGACGCTATTACCTCCACCACAACGGAAAGATGCTTCGAAAACCAGAGCGGCTCGTAAATCAGAAACCGATCCAAGAAACCTCGATGAGCCTACACCTCCAGCTCATTCCAAGTCTCCTACATACAGAGAAAAAGTATCTCTGCTTCCAGATATCACACTTAGTCAATTATTAACCCTTGGAATCGATGATTTGGCTAACAAATTGAACGTTCCGGTTACCAAACTAAGCACAATGACCTTGGTTGAATTAACGTCCTATCTTTCGGAGTTCATAGAGAACACCAAGAATTCACCATCCTCGGCAATATCGTGGAATCAAGATGCAGACAATAATGGTTCTCCGGTTTTCAAGGTGAGCTTTGATGAGcaaagtgacgctacttttgttgctAAATTTGATGACAATTTTGGAGAAGACAGCACTTTCGTGGCCAACTTTGACAATCTCAATTTGCAACCGTCACATCCCACAACACGTTTACCAGCCGGAAACTTAATTGATAAATATGCTGTATTCCGAGAAATCATTGAAAAGGAAATTGGTCCATCTCAGGAACAACAAAAGACTGAATTGGAAAAAGCTGGTCAGGATATGGATTCATTAGATTTCGACAAAGAGGTCGCCAGCGAAATGAATCGGCTTTCGCCGAGAAATGAACCATTGGACCAATTTTTGCCATCACCATCTCAGTCGCAAACATTTACTGCTAATAGTCCTCTATCAGTACCGATGACCAAGATTGACACCAAGATTACTGAAGTCATTTCACACGCCAAAGATCGATACGCAGCTTTGCGAGATATTATACTTGTAGAGGACCTTTTCGAGAAACCATCGCCGCCCCCATCTGCACCAACTGCACCAATAGCACGTATGGAGTCATCATCGTTTGAAGATCGAGACACGGAAGACGAACACAAATTTGAAGCCAACTTTGATGATATGCCGCAAAATGAAAATCATTCCCCGAAGATCAACGTTTCCGATGCAGAATTTCCGTCGCAACAAACCCGATCATCTTTAACAGGTCTTGAGCCTCCGGAGTCTCACAGTTCCCGAAACACACCCAAAGAAGATCTGGAAATTGACGCGTTTATGCAGAAAGCAGTATCAAATTTATCCCTTCACAGTACTGGGCAAACATCACCGGCTCAACAAATGAGTGGTGGTCTTGTAGTGAGATCACCTTATCCTCAAGGTAGTCAAGCAACATCCCAAGGTCGACCGACGATATCAAAATCACCCTTAGCTACTGAAAATAGTACAGTTTCAAGTCTTCAGCCCCAAAATATTTCAGTGGAAAGTCTTACAAAGGCAACGTTAAACGACATGAGCACCTCACCGATTCCGCTATCAAAATCTCCAGTTACTAGAAGTCCTGTAATGAAAACATCATCAATCACTAAGTCACCACTCGAGGGGACATTCAACGATGCAATTGTAGAGGGGGAAGTTATGAAGAAGGTCGATTCTTTGCAGAAGCGATCCTCCGGTTCACTCAGTGACCTGGGCGAATCCTCACCAGAAGCCGACCATAACCAAG CTTCAAAACTAACCCCGACCAACACCGGTGAATCTTGGGCAGTGTTTGATCAGTCGATACCTCCTTCAGCGCAGAAAAAACCGGAAAGTGGCCGTCCACCTAAAG GACATGACAAAAATGGTCCCGAATCGCCCTGTTCGTCTGATCCAAAAGATGAATGGAGAACTGAACGGGACTATGGTCGACGTTGGCCCAGTAAGGGGCAAACATCATCTTCATCGAGAGACGTTTCACCCTGGGATGAAGATGGTCCAGAGTTTCGCAAACGACATCCAAGCCATCATCCTCCTACATCAGGCGAACGGTATCACCATCCAAGGATGCCACCAAGGTGTATTAATTCGAATGATGAAGATTATGATGACGAGAAAAAAGATCGCAGTGATCGAAGACGGCGTATGAAAGGTCAAATCAGTTCGCGCAGCCGTGAGAACTTTGAAGACGAGCACTGGTATCATGAACATCCCAGTTGGTCACCAACGGAGGATGATGATAGACCAGATCGATCAAGGTCCTTCGACAGAAACGTTTACGAGCGCAGCACCTATGGACCACCATATGAAAAACGTGAACCGAAAAGCTTACCACCGTATGATAGACGGGATTATAAGAACTATGACAAGAGGAAGTACTATAGGGAGAGAGGTAGACCTAACTATGAGTATGATCCATACAGCGACGGGTATGATCAGCGTATGATGAAAGGTAGAATGAATTATGACGAAGTGTACGAACGGGCACCGCGTGATACAAGGGTTGCTAGAGACTACTTCTACGAACGAGAACAGAAAAGTTTTGATCGCGATAGTAACGAATCTTATGAACGAAGAAGCTTTGGTAGCGGAGATATCTACGGTAGTTTGGATAGTCGTGGAGATTATCGCGAAAGAGATCGCTACTTGTCGTTGGATAAATCTCGATCGTTAAGGCGTGGTAAGAGGAATGCGGGTAGTGCGAGGTTAGATGATCTTGATCAGGATTCAGAGGGGGATTTAATTGGCATAAGACGAAATGAAACCAGTAGTATACATCGCTCTAGTCAAAATATTCGTGGTAAGCAACAGCAAATTGTTGACGATGAAGTTTGGGGGGTTTCAATGGGTGCCAAACCAGGCTGGAAGAGACCGTCAAGTGCTACCGAACAGGAACGACGGTATAATGAAAGCAGGAGAATGATGATGAACACATCCCTCGCCGGATCGGATGGAGAGAAAGATCGTCGTTTCCGTAAGAAGAGTAGAACTCGGTCTAAAGAACCAGATGTACGGCCGGGCTATGCGACTATGCGTTATCCACCACGGTCTAAAGAAGACTATTTCGATTTTGAACCTGACGTACGAGGAACTGGTAGTGGCGGGGCAATGTACGACAATGATGATGAGGAGGAGGATATAGGTGGCACTAAAATGGTTGGAGGGGACATGAACGAGAGTCCTTCGTATTATGGCAGACGACAACCACCACCACCGCATTACAAACCGGCAACTCCCCGTTCGGAGGGAAGAAATATCGGAGATTCGCTAATAGCACACGAGGCTAAGAAAATGGCTCGCTACGAATACGAGGAAGAGACAATGCGACGAATGAAAAAGAGTAACAGTAGAGATCTATACTTTGAAGCAGAAGATAAGGAACGTTATGCAGGTAAATTTGGTTCGGGTAATTTTGAAACGGTAACCCCGCCTAAAAGTGGCAAACATGTTAGAATGGAATTTGAGTTTGATCAGTTCAGTGACACGCATCCGACGAATTTCGAAGGAGGAGACGGGTTTGAGAGTGATTTCAACTCTCCCACAGCCCCTTCTTCGGGCCCAACTCAAACTCCTCATCAGGGTAACAAATCATTCCGATTTTCGAGTGATTTCTCGGAGAAAGATTCCAGCCGACATTATCAAAATCTACACCATCGAAATCAACCCCAAGGATTTAGTGGCTTCGAAGCAGATTTTGCAGCACCATCACGAGCAGCTCCAAGTTCTCAGACTGCTTCGAAGCTACGATTTAGTGAGAACGTTACCGTTTCCAAGTTTAACTCGGAAACTGGCACAGCGGGAACGCACATGTTCGAGGATGATTTCGCGGGTCGTTCCGATAATGAGATGGAAGATCAATGGACACCTGATATGCATGCTCCGGTGACCAATATGAATGGGagcaaaaaaattctgaaaacttCCAGCCAATCACAACCTCAACAGCAAGATAACATTCGGAAATCGGACAGTGTGAACATATTTGCGAAAAAGGTCGAGGATCCATTCGAGGATGATGATTTCTTCGCCTCGGGCAGTGCCGGAGAAAAGGACCCATTCGAGGGAACGGTACAGAATCGTGCCGGAACGGGCGGTCAGTCTGAACCCGCCGGAGGTCAGTCTGGGTGGGACAAGAACTTTGCAAACTTTGATGACAACATCTGA